In a genomic window of Gossypium arboreum isolate Shixiya-1 chromosome 7, ASM2569848v2, whole genome shotgun sequence:
- the LOC128295176 gene encoding uncharacterized protein LOC128295176, whose product MMRAQEADPINLEVLLALGVSHTNELEQTAALKYLYGWLRHHPNTIEFTGSLGTRFEAKLCACLGKHGYQLRQPGLSFCWMHGPGLVEFMHSDDLFELIADIKVCILSLFCSICILLDFWCSMISAVFCLIVIDKLSIWWDIYLYHRYYSSSQYFDNEF is encoded by the exons ATGATGCGTGCTCAAGAGGCCGATCCTATCAATCTGGAAGTACTTCTTGCTCTTGGTGTGAGTCATACAAATG AATTGGAACAGACTGCTGCTTTAAAGTATCTGTATGGATGGTTACGTCATCACCCAAA CACTATTGAATTTACTGGATCTTTGGGCACTAGATTTGAAGCCAAACTATGTGCATGCTTGGGCAAACATGGGTATCAGTTACGCCAACCAG GTTTGAGTTTTTGTTGGATGCATGGTCCAGGATTAGTTGAATTCATGCATAGTGACGACTTGTTTGAGCTAATTGCTGATATTAAAGTGTGCATTCTATCATTATTTTGTTCTATTTGTATTTTGTTAGATTTCTGGTGTAGTATGATAAGTGCGGTATTTTGTTTGATTGTTATTGATAAACTTTCTATTTGGtgggatatatatttatatcatagATATTATtcttcttctcaatattttgataatgaattttaa